The proteins below come from a single Gammaproteobacteria bacterium genomic window:
- a CDS encoding class I SAM-dependent methyltransferase: MNSNLTRRVELLNPRPGERILDLGCGDGELTRVLRERGCEPVGIDSSRELIAAARTLGLDVREQDACEMEFEDEFDAVFSNAALHWISETDIVIGNVYRALRGGGRFVGEFGGYGNCAAIVSALVDELELRGLDGSNASPWHFSTADEFSNRLAAAGFSVPYIELIPRPTPLPEGMQGFLATFADSFAAHVARDQRNGYLSAVCDRLKPLLRRNGEWIADYVRLRFEAIKE; encoded by the coding sequence GTGAATTCTAACTTGACGCGGCGAGTGGAACTCCTCAATCCGCGCCCCGGAGAACGGATACTGGACCTGGGATGCGGTGATGGCGAGTTGACGCGGGTCCTGAGGGAGCGGGGCTGTGAGCCCGTCGGTATCGATTCCAGCCGCGAACTCATTGCCGCCGCACGGACGCTTGGTCTGGACGTGCGCGAGCAGGACGCCTGCGAAATGGAATTCGAGGATGAATTCGATGCGGTGTTCAGCAATGCCGCACTTCACTGGATAAGCGAGACCGACATCGTCATCGGGAACGTGTACCGCGCGCTGCGAGGCGGCGGGCGCTTCGTCGGGGAGTTCGGCGGTTACGGCAACTGCGCGGCGATCGTGTCGGCCCTCGTCGATGAACTGGAACTGCGCGGCCTTGACGGTTCGAACGCCAGCCCCTGGCATTTCTCGACGGCCGATGAGTTCAGCAACAGACTGGCCGCAGCGGGATTCAGCGTGCCGTATATCGAACTGATCCCGCGTCCGACGCCGCTGCCCGAAGGAATGCAGGGTTTTCTTGCGACGTTTGCAGACAGTTTTGCTGCGCATGTTGCGCGTGATCAGCGCAATGGATACCTGTCCGCTGTTTGCGACCGGCTCAAACCGCTGCTCCGGAGGAATGGCGAGTGGATCGCGGACTATGTGCGGTTGAGGTTTGAAGCGATTAAGGAGTGA